The region AAAACAGGTAAAGTTGAATATTTGGCATGAACGGATCAATTACCACGTCTCATGCGCAACACCTGTTGACCAACTGGACCATATCCGCAGTCAGAGGCAACCAGGCAGCCAATTCTTCCTGGTTTGGTTCATCGGCATCCTCTCCCGGATAGCGCCATTCAACAGCACATCTGCCCAACATTTGCAAAAGGGTCCGGAAACGTTCGGTGTTTGGCAACAGGGAAGCAGCCAGGTCATGCAACACGAGCAGATCGTGGGTTTTTGGAAAACGGATTCCATGCCAGGTCAACAACCCTTTCAGGGATTTTTCAATGGCCTGTTGCATATGAAAACACACAATTTCCGGTGGACTGTTTGGCAAATTCATGAGTGTATGGGCAACAGTCAGATCATTTCCGGCCTTGCGCAACCAGGCTTGGCACAGATCCACTTGACGGGCATGCATGGTTGATTCCTCTGCCGAGAA is a window of Magnetococcales bacterium DNA encoding:
- a CDS encoding HEPN domain-containing protein, whose translation is MGTLITPEAIAEIARTIVERFNPDRIVLFGSHAHGTPTSDSDLDLLVVMPTDLPKSMRAAAIRKLFNPAPCALDLHVYTPEDMAYWQGTVNHVMTEALLTGRTLYESPSGSKCRLFSAEESTMHARQVDLCQAWLRKAGNDLTVAHTLMNLPNSPPEIVCFHMQQAIEKSLKGLLTWHGIRFPKTHDLLVLHDLAASLLPNTERFRTLLQMLGRCAVEWRYPGEDADEPNQEELAAWLPLTADMVQLVNRCCA